From the genome of Streptomyces sp. NBC_01116, one region includes:
- a CDS encoding tyrosinase family protein, translating into MYTRKNQRDLTRTEKRRLVDAILKLKRSGRYDDFVVMHREYYVMDTERRPRPAHMTSSFFPWHRQYLLEFEKALRAVDAGVSVPYWDWTQDNRPTSSLWAEDFLGGNGRQGDRQVTTGAFAYGAGNWSVGRGVTDEHYLTRNFGRPGRDPVSLPTRNDLERALKDPVYDTEPWNSVCTEGFRNRVEGWGIRDVRGVGLHNQVHQWVGGPMAGAASPEDPVFWLHHSFIDLLWDRWRKAHPKSAYLPGRKPASPGPDRDYVFGLDDAMPPWGVTPRKLLDHGKLYRYA; encoded by the coding sequence GTGTACACCCGCAAGAACCAGCGCGACCTCACGCGCACCGAGAAGCGCCGACTCGTCGACGCGATCCTGAAACTGAAGCGCTCGGGCCGCTACGACGACTTCGTCGTCATGCACCGGGAGTACTACGTCATGGACACCGAGCGCCGGCCGCGCCCGGCACACATGACGTCCTCGTTCTTCCCCTGGCACCGTCAGTACCTGCTGGAGTTCGAGAAGGCGCTCCGAGCCGTCGACGCCGGCGTCAGCGTCCCGTACTGGGACTGGACCCAGGACAACAGACCGACCTCGTCGCTCTGGGCGGAGGACTTCCTCGGCGGCAACGGAAGACAGGGCGACCGGCAGGTCACCACCGGAGCCTTCGCCTACGGGGCGGGCAACTGGAGCGTCGGCAGAGGCGTCACCGACGAGCACTACCTCACCCGCAACTTCGGCAGGCCCGGCCGCGACCCGGTCTCCCTCCCCACCAGGAACGACCTGGAGCGCGCGCTCAAGGACCCCGTCTACGACACCGAGCCCTGGAACAGCGTCTGCACCGAGGGCTTCCGCAACCGCGTCGAGGGGTGGGGGATCCGGGACGTGCGCGGGGTGGGCCTCCACAACCAGGTCCACCAGTGGGTCGGCGGCCCGATGGCGGGCGCGGCCTCCCCCGAGGACCCGGTGTTCTGGCTCCACCACTCCTTCATCGACCTGCTGTGGGACCGGTGGCGCAAGGCCCACCCGAAGTCCGCCTACCTGCCGGGCCGCAAACCCGCCTCACCGGGCCCGGACCGCGACTACGTCTTCGGCCTCGACGACGCGATGCCCCCCTGGGGAGTGACGCCGAGGAAACTCCTCGACCACGGCAAGCTCTACCGCTACGCCTGA
- a CDS encoding chaplin translates to MSRMTKVAAVMAGTGALIAGGAGMASADAGAQGLAAASPGVLSGNAVQVPVHVPVNLCGNTINVIGLLNPAFGNTCANVDAGHHGKGGYGYGR, encoded by the coding sequence ATGTCTCGTATGACGAAGGTCGCCGCAGTCATGGCCGGCACCGGCGCCCTGATCGCCGGCGGCGCAGGCATGGCGTCCGCCGACGCCGGCGCGCAGGGCCTCGCCGCGGCCTCCCCCGGCGTCCTCTCGGGCAACGCCGTCCAGGTCCCCGTGCACGTGCCGGTGAACCTCTGCGGCAACACGATCAACGTGATCGGCCTGCTGAACCCGGCCTTCGGCAACACCTGCGCCAACGTCGACGCGGGTCACCACGGCAAGGGTGGCTACGGCTACGGCCGCTGA
- a CDS encoding GNAT family N-acetyltransferase: protein MTGRRAGGLVVTLCRDFGEFGALAGEWDALHRRCATATPFQSHAWLHSWWLSYGQEGRLRVLLVRRSGRLIGAAPLMLVHRPMPLLVPMGGAISDFFDILLDEEEAGYAVGALGRGLDRAARHTVVDLREVRPDASAQLLFGRWAGARSRLTDSTCMELPAEPLGDTVARLTGSRGQRLRSKLRKVDALGVEAHRIPRDGVPAAIGTLLRLHERQWEGRTVNPEHLRARFSDHLIRSVGRMVGDGTAAMTEFRLNGEVVASNLSLQSGRLMGGYLYGADPALRERKVDVSTMLLREVAQQASDGGRAVLSLLRGAESYKNHWGPVPVVNQRLLLARPGLEPLLRLRESQVAVRERAVETVKARFPAARDWHERLTGLPVIGR from the coding sequence ATGACGGGGCGCCGGGCGGGCGGCCTCGTCGTGACCCTGTGCCGGGACTTCGGGGAGTTCGGCGCCCTCGCCGGGGAGTGGGACGCGCTGCACCGCCGCTGCGCCACCGCGACCCCGTTCCAGAGCCACGCCTGGCTGCACTCGTGGTGGCTCTCCTACGGTCAGGAGGGCCGGCTGCGGGTGCTGCTGGTCCGCCGCTCGGGGCGGCTGATCGGGGCGGCGCCGCTGATGCTGGTGCACCGTCCGATGCCGCTGCTCGTTCCGATGGGCGGGGCGATCTCCGACTTCTTCGACATCCTGCTGGACGAGGAGGAGGCCGGGTACGCGGTGGGGGCGCTGGGGCGCGGTCTGGACCGGGCGGCCCGGCACACCGTGGTGGACCTGCGGGAGGTCAGGCCCGACGCGTCGGCGCAGTTGCTGTTCGGGCGGTGGGCCGGGGCCCGGAGCCGGCTCACGGACTCGACGTGCATGGAGCTGCCGGCCGAGCCGCTGGGCGACACCGTGGCGCGGCTGACGGGCTCGCGGGGCCAGCGGCTGCGCTCCAAACTGCGCAAGGTCGACGCCCTGGGCGTCGAGGCGCACCGGATTCCGCGGGACGGCGTGCCCGCCGCGATCGGCACGCTGCTGCGGCTGCACGAGAGGCAGTGGGAGGGCCGGACGGTCAACCCCGAGCATCTCAGGGCGCGGTTCTCGGACCATCTGATCCGGTCGGTGGGACGGATGGTGGGGGACGGCACGGCGGCCATGACCGAGTTCCGGCTGAACGGCGAGGTGGTGGCGTCCAACTTGTCGTTGCAGTCCGGGCGGCTGATGGGCGGCTATCTGTACGGTGCGGATCCGGCGCTGCGCGAGCGGAAGGTCGATGTGTCGACGATGCTGCTGCGCGAGGTCGCCCAGCAGGCCTCGGACGGCGGGCGGGCGGTGCTGAGCCTGCTGCGCGGTGCGGAGAGCTACAAGAACCACTGGGGGCCGGTGCCGGTGGTCAACCAGCGGCTGCTGCTGGCGCGGCCGGGCCTGGAGCCGCTGCTGCGGCTGCGCGAGTCCCAGGTGGCGGTACGGGAGCGGGCGGTGGAGACCGTGAAGGCCCGGTTCCCGGCGGCGCGGGACTGGCACGAGCGGTTGACGGGACTGCCGGTGATCGGGCGCTGA
- a CDS encoding lipopolysaccharide biosynthesis protein: MTDSPEQQRRHVVVRRLRTAIARLPHWWPLPVSVLIGTASGLSYSALAADRYEATSYAMAVAEAGTDPSAALGYAQSYGRLTTSDATLSYAQGAAGEPMRELRSHVRSETSPDSPMIAVTGTSEDRHKAADIANAVIEAVIVSSGHVSKDTGVKLIKFTHAMTPDQPVSPSVPLGAAVGAAAGGLLGGLVLLVRPRRAGPRVSAQVPGQTAEGGGIAQDDRELVR, encoded by the coding sequence ATGACCGACTCACCCGAGCAGCAGCGTCGACATGTCGTCGTCCGCCGGCTGCGCACCGCCATCGCCCGGCTGCCGCACTGGTGGCCGCTGCCCGTCTCCGTACTGATCGGCACCGCGTCCGGGCTCTCGTACAGCGCGCTCGCCGCGGACCGGTACGAGGCCACCAGCTATGCGATGGCGGTCGCCGAGGCCGGGACGGACCCCTCGGCGGCCCTGGGGTACGCCCAGTCGTACGGGCGGCTGACGACGAGCGACGCGACGCTCTCGTACGCCCAGGGCGCGGCCGGCGAGCCGATGCGCGAGCTGCGGTCCCACGTCCGGTCGGAGACCTCTCCGGACTCTCCGATGATCGCGGTGACGGGCACGTCCGAGGACCGGCACAAGGCGGCGGACATCGCCAACGCGGTCATCGAGGCCGTCATCGTGAGCAGCGGCCATGTCTCCAAGGACACCGGGGTGAAGCTGATCAAGTTCACCCACGCGATGACGCCGGACCAGCCGGTCTCGCCGTCCGTGCCGCTGGGCGCCGCCGTGGGGGCCGCCGCGGGCGGGCTGCTGGGCGGCCTCGTGCTGCTGGTCCGGCCGCGCCGGGCGGGCCCGCGCGTCTCGGCGCAGGTTCCCGGCCAGACGGCCGAGGGCGGCGGCATCGCCCAGGACGACCGGGAGCTCGTCCGATGA
- a CDS encoding glycosyltransferase, giving the protein MRALHVITGLGVGGAERQLRLLLRHLPVECDVVTLTNPGAVAEELRSDGIRVTHLGMRGNRDLSAVGKLARLIRDGRYDVVHTHLYRACVYGRIAARLAGTRATVATEHSLGRAEIEGRPLTRSVRALYLATERLGAATVAVSSTVAGRLRDWGVPADRIRLVPNGIDADRFRFDAGRRASVRTELGIPAEAFVVGGVGRLVPGKRFDVLIRAVAALPEARLLLAGDGPEAGALRALALRLGAVDRIRFLGECDERGDGPVPGVPALLSAVDAFVSTSREESFGLAAVEALAAGLPVLHDACPAIDDLPAAHAPAATRIAGSPEELTARLRQRIQAGADRRPPPRAVGHYDIRRSSERLMDVYAYALDTAPPNRRALS; this is encoded by the coding sequence ATGAGGGCGCTGCACGTCATCACCGGGCTCGGGGTCGGCGGCGCCGAGCGGCAGTTGCGGCTGCTGCTGCGTCATCTGCCGGTGGAGTGCGATGTCGTGACGCTCACCAACCCGGGGGCGGTGGCCGAGGAGCTGCGGTCCGACGGCATCCGGGTGACCCACCTCGGGATGCGCGGCAACCGGGACCTCAGCGCCGTCGGAAAGCTGGCCCGGCTGATCCGGGACGGCCGCTACGACGTGGTCCACACCCATCTGTACCGGGCCTGTGTGTACGGCAGGATCGCGGCCCGGCTCGCCGGGACCCGGGCCACCGTCGCGACCGAGCACTCCCTGGGACGGGCCGAGATCGAGGGCCGCCCGCTCACCCGGTCCGTCCGCGCCCTCTACCTCGCGACCGAACGCCTCGGGGCGGCGACCGTCGCCGTCTCCTCCACCGTGGCCGGCCGGCTGCGGGACTGGGGGGTGCCGGCCGACCGGATCCGGCTGGTGCCGAACGGCATCGACGCGGACCGGTTCCGCTTCGACGCCGGGCGCCGGGCCTCCGTGCGGACGGAACTGGGCATCCCCGCCGAGGCGTTCGTCGTCGGCGGGGTCGGGCGGCTGGTGCCGGGCAAGCGGTTCGACGTGCTGATCCGCGCGGTCGCCGCCCTGCCGGAGGCCCGCCTGCTGCTGGCCGGGGACGGGCCGGAGGCCGGGGCGCTGCGGGCGCTGGCCCTGCGCCTCGGGGCGGTGGACCGCATCCGGTTCCTCGGGGAGTGCGACGAGCGCGGGGACGGCCCGGTCCCGGGTGTTCCGGCGCTGCTGAGCGCGGTGGACGCCTTCGTCTCCACGTCCCGCGAGGAGTCCTTCGGGCTGGCCGCCGTGGAGGCGCTCGCCGCCGGACTGCCGGTGCTCCACGACGCCTGCCCGGCCATCGACGACCTGCCCGCCGCCCATGCCCCCGCGGCCACCCGGATCGCCGGGAGCCCGGAGGAGCTGACGGCCCGGCTGCGGCAGCGGATACAGGCCGGAGCCGACCGGCGGCCGCCGCCCCGGGCCGTCGGCCATTACGACATCAGGCGCAGCAGCGAGCGCCTGATGGACGTGTACGCGTACGCCCTCGACACCGCCCCACCGAACCGGAGAGCCCTTTCATGA
- a CDS encoding polysaccharide deacetylase family protein has product MAADSSAHCADTPSSRLRPHTRRQPWILTYHSVTDPSDDPYGITVSPDRLDEQLSWLRSRRLTGVGVSELLRAGDAARRGLVGLTFDDGYADFLDEALPVLRRHGFRATVFVLPGRPGGVNAWDPLGPRKPLLTHDGVRRVAAAGMEVGSHGLYHRDLTALADVELRRETVRSRELIGDLTGSRPEGFCYPYGILDRRVTEAARSAGYGYACALAPGPLLSRFALPRTHISQADRGVRLWAKDLRHGLRQVAAPGAGARVAGPVRTGGPR; this is encoded by the coding sequence ATGGCCGCTGATTCCTCGGCCCACTGCGCCGACACTCCCTCGTCCCGGCTCCGCCCGCACACCCGCCGTCAGCCGTGGATCCTCACGTATCACTCGGTGACGGACCCGAGCGACGATCCGTACGGCATCACCGTCTCCCCCGACCGCCTCGACGAGCAGCTGTCCTGGCTGCGGAGCCGGCGGCTGACGGGGGTGGGGGTGTCCGAGCTGCTGCGCGCGGGGGACGCGGCGCGGCGCGGGCTGGTCGGGCTGACCTTCGACGACGGGTACGCGGACTTCCTCGACGAGGCGCTGCCGGTGCTGCGCAGGCACGGGTTCCGGGCGACGGTCTTCGTCCTGCCGGGCCGGCCGGGCGGCGTCAACGCGTGGGATCCGCTCGGCCCGCGCAAACCGCTGCTCACCCACGACGGCGTCCGGCGGGTAGCCGCAGCGGGCATGGAGGTCGGCTCGCACGGTCTGTACCACCGGGATCTGACGGCACTCGCGGACGTGGAGCTGCGCCGGGAGACCGTCCGCAGCCGGGAGCTGATCGGCGACCTCACCGGATCGCGTCCTGAGGGGTTCTGCTATCCGTACGGCATCCTCGACCGCCGGGTCACCGAAGCCGCGCGTTCGGCGGGCTACGGCTACGCGTGCGCGCTGGCCCCCGGCCCGCTGCTGAGCCGGTTCGCGCTGCCCCGCACCCACATCAGCCAGGCGGACCGCGGGGTGCGGCTGTGGGCGAAGGACCTGCGGCACGGGCTGCGGCAGGTGGCGGCGCCCGGTGCGGGCGCGCGGGTCGCCGGGCCGGTGCGGACGGGCGGCCCGCGATGA
- the murJ gene encoding murein biosynthesis integral membrane protein MurJ — translation MSDTGTGTEAGARPADAAAPPLLPAPGGGPEGPLTPGAPPGTAAGEAPRLGSFLARAAAGTAVLTVVAAVLGLVRDQAIARYFGASDASDAFLIAWTVPEMAATLLIEDGMALLLVPAFSLALTRRAATGDAPGPDPVRDLVATTLPRLFLLLSGGAALLVAGAPWVVGVLAPGLADPRLAVDCTRLTSVTVLTFGITGYFSAALRAHRSFLPPAGVYVAYNLGIIGMTLALHTVWGVRAAAVGVAVGSVLMILTQLPVFLRLVPLARPRLPRFGRGPRAARTAPLLGFAVLAPVVLFVVSRQSQVLVERFLASTLPAGAISHLNYAQKVAQMPMVLSLMICTVTFPVVAQAMAAGDREKARLRVERDLALAGMVVLLGTAVVLGYAPQIIEVLFQRGAFDTADTASTAQVMRVYALGLLGHCLVGALSRPFFSSGRPTWFPAFAMGTGLLVTMGAGYALTYRFGVDGIATANAIGISTTALLLLMGLGTRVVPIRTRAVALSLGRLTGASLAAGTAGWACAPLVPDPVLSLAAGCLLVPAVFFLTGLALRSPEVVSLLALTRRRFLDGR, via the coding sequence ATGAGCGACACCGGCACGGGGACCGAGGCCGGGGCGCGTCCGGCGGACGCGGCGGCCCCTCCACTGCTCCCGGCCCCGGGAGGAGGACCCGAGGGGCCCCTCACCCCCGGGGCCCCGCCCGGGACGGCCGCCGGCGAGGCCCCCCGGCTCGGGTCCTTCCTCGCCCGTGCGGCGGCGGGGACGGCGGTGCTGACCGTGGTGGCCGCCGTCCTCGGTCTCGTGCGGGACCAGGCCATCGCCCGGTACTTCGGGGCGAGCGACGCGAGTGACGCCTTCCTGATCGCCTGGACCGTGCCCGAGATGGCGGCGACGCTGCTGATCGAGGACGGGATGGCGCTCCTCCTCGTCCCGGCCTTCAGCCTCGCCCTGACGCGGCGGGCGGCGACCGGAGACGCTCCCGGCCCCGACCCCGTACGGGATCTGGTGGCCACGACGCTCCCCCGGCTGTTCCTCCTGCTCTCCGGCGGCGCCGCGCTGCTGGTGGCGGGTGCCCCGTGGGTCGTGGGCGTGCTGGCCCCGGGCCTCGCCGATCCGAGGCTGGCGGTGGACTGCACCCGGCTGACCTCGGTCACCGTCCTCACCTTCGGGATCACCGGGTACTTCAGCGCAGCGCTGCGCGCCCACCGCAGCTTCCTGCCGCCCGCCGGGGTCTATGTCGCGTACAACCTCGGCATCATCGGCATGACGCTGGCCCTGCACACGGTGTGGGGCGTACGCGCGGCGGCGGTGGGGGTCGCGGTCGGCAGTGTGCTGATGATCCTGACCCAACTGCCCGTGTTCCTGCGGCTGGTACCGCTCGCGCGGCCCCGGCTGCCCAGGTTCGGACGGGGTCCGCGTGCGGCGCGGACCGCTCCGCTGCTGGGCTTCGCGGTGCTGGCCCCGGTGGTCCTGTTCGTGGTGAGCCGTCAGTCCCAGGTGCTGGTGGAACGGTTCCTGGCCTCCACGCTGCCGGCGGGCGCGATCTCGCATCTGAACTACGCGCAGAAGGTCGCGCAGATGCCGATGGTGCTGTCGCTGATGATCTGCACGGTGACCTTCCCGGTGGTCGCGCAGGCCATGGCCGCGGGGGACCGGGAGAAGGCCCGGCTGCGCGTCGAGCGGGACCTGGCACTGGCCGGGATGGTGGTGCTGCTCGGCACGGCGGTCGTCCTCGGCTACGCCCCCCAGATCATCGAGGTGCTCTTCCAGCGCGGCGCGTTCGACACCGCCGACACCGCGTCCACCGCCCAGGTGATGCGGGTGTACGCGCTGGGACTGCTCGGCCACTGCCTGGTCGGCGCGCTGAGCCGGCCGTTCTTCTCGTCCGGGCGGCCCACCTGGTTCCCGGCGTTCGCCATGGGCACCGGGCTGCTGGTCACGATGGGCGCCGGGTACGCCCTGACGTACCGCTTCGGCGTGGACGGCATCGCGACCGCCAACGCGATCGGGATCAGCACGACGGCGCTGCTGCTCCTCATGGGCCTCGGCACCCGGGTGGTGCCGATCCGGACGCGGGCCGTGGCGCTCTCGCTGGGCCGGCTCACCGGGGCGTCGCTGGCGGCGGGCACGGCGGGCTGGGCGTGCGCGCCCCTCGTCCCCGATCCGGTGCTGAGCCTGGCCGCCGGGTGTCTCCTCGTCCCCGCCGTGTTCTTCCTGACCGGGCTGGCCCTGCGCTCGCCCGAGGTCGTATCCCTGCTGGCACTCACCCGACGGAGGTTCCTCGATGGCCGCTGA
- a CDS encoding O-antigen ligase family protein, which translates to MAAVLTPPVPSTAAAPRAATRPPWGGRRGRWPLLPLVATVLLPALPSGSSGGGGPADVASGLAVLVCVGRLLYLRQRPLSATAALVLGLPAVGFAVATVTAVDPAAALPGLVRHLQVFVLVPIAVYLLLRDVHGFRIVAGSLVLLAVVQGVTGVHQYVTGTGASYMGEDIRAVGTFGPSDIMGMATVVAYGLLAAAACALRTPRNAPAWLRPCAAVLAVALIVPLALSFSRGVWIATAAAVLVVLALTGRRQAGTSLAVLGAAGVVLVGGFGIGSEMIADRAASVTRVTSTPDRSVSDRYAMWSAAGAMWRERPATGVGPKGFPDHRDGHASIGLSSGSDTAGAGQEFRRQALLSPHNMYLLVLSEQGLIGLTALLGSWAAILAGAVRRLCVARSRGHAALDCGLAAVALMTWQCVNFLYADIGGPTTVLSGVVLGLAAWWALAGPDRVGSV; encoded by the coding sequence ATGGCCGCCGTACTGACCCCGCCCGTGCCGTCGACGGCGGCCGCGCCCCGCGCCGCCACCCGTCCCCCGTGGGGTGGCCGGCGCGGCCGCTGGCCGCTGCTGCCGCTGGTCGCGACCGTGCTGCTGCCCGCCCTGCCGTCCGGGTCCTCCGGCGGGGGCGGCCCCGCCGACGTGGCCTCCGGCCTCGCGGTGCTGGTGTGCGTGGGGCGGCTGCTGTATCTGCGGCAGCGTCCGCTGAGCGCCACCGCCGCGCTGGTCCTCGGCCTGCCCGCCGTGGGCTTCGCGGTGGCCACGGTCACCGCGGTGGACCCGGCGGCGGCCCTGCCGGGGCTCGTCCGCCATCTCCAGGTCTTCGTGCTCGTACCGATCGCCGTGTATCTGCTGCTCCGGGACGTCCACGGGTTCAGGATCGTCGCCGGCTCGCTGGTCCTCCTGGCGGTCGTCCAGGGCGTGACGGGCGTCCACCAGTACGTCACCGGGACCGGCGCCTCCTACATGGGCGAGGACATCCGGGCGGTCGGCACGTTCGGGCCCAGCGACATCATGGGGATGGCGACCGTCGTCGCCTACGGGCTGCTCGCCGCCGCGGCCTGCGCCCTGCGGACGCCGCGGAACGCCCCGGCCTGGCTGCGGCCGTGCGCCGCCGTCCTCGCCGTCGCGCTGATCGTGCCCCTGGCGCTGTCGTTCAGCCGGGGCGTGTGGATCGCCACGGCCGCCGCGGTCCTCGTCGTCCTGGCGCTGACCGGGCGGCGGCAGGCCGGGACGTCGCTGGCCGTGCTGGGCGCGGCCGGGGTGGTGCTGGTCGGCGGGTTCGGCATCGGCTCCGAGATGATCGCGGACCGGGCCGCCAGCGTGACCCGGGTGACCAGCACCCCGGACCGGTCGGTCAGCGACCGCTACGCGATGTGGAGCGCGGCGGGCGCGATGTGGCGGGAGCGGCCGGCCACCGGGGTCGGCCCCAAGGGCTTCCCCGACCACCGTGACGGACACGCCTCCATCGGGCTCTCCTCCGGCAGCGACACGGCCGGGGCGGGCCAGGAGTTCCGCCGGCAGGCTCTCCTCTCCCCGCACAACATGTATCTCCTCGTCCTCAGCGAGCAGGGCCTCATCGGTCTGACCGCGCTCCTCGGCAGCTGGGCGGCGATCCTTGCCGGCGCGGTCCGCAGACTGTGCGTCGCCCGCTCGCGCGGACACGCGGCCCTGGACTGCGGGCTGGCGGCGGTGGCCCTGATGACCTGGCAGTGCGTCAACTTCCTGTACGCGGACATCGGCGGGCCCACCACGGTGCTGAGCGGGGTCGTGCTGGGGCTGGCCGCCTGGTGGGCGCTGGCCGGGCCGGACCGGGTGGGCTCCGTATGA